A genome region from Primulina eburnea isolate SZY01 chromosome 9, ASM2296580v1, whole genome shotgun sequence includes the following:
- the LOC140842033 gene encoding LOW QUALITY PROTEIN: ATP-citrate synthase alpha chain protein 2-like (The sequence of the model RefSeq protein was modified relative to this genomic sequence to represent the inferred CDS: deleted 1 base in 1 codon), giving the protein MARKKIREYDSKRLLKEHLKRLSGFDLQIRSSQVTQSTEFTDLTNKEPWLSSTKLVVKPDMLFGKRGKSGLVALNLNLAEVAEFVKARLGVEVTEMGGCKAPITTFIVEPFVPHDQEYYLSIVSERLGCSISFSECGGIEIEENWDKVKTIYLPTEKPMTLEACAPLIATLPLEVRGKIGDFIIGVFSVFQDLDFSFLELNPFTLVNGEPYPLDMRGELDDTAAFKNFKKWGDIEFPLPFGRVLSPTESFIHTLDEKTSASLKFTVLNPEGRIWTMVAGGGASVIYADTVGDLGYASELGNYAEYSGAPNEEEVLQYARVVIDCATANPDGRKRALLIGGGIANFTDVAATFNGIIRALKEKESKLQASRMHIYVRRGGPNYQTGLARMRALGEELGVPIEVYGPEATMTGICKQAIDCVMSTA; this is encoded by the exons ATGGCGAGGAAGAAGATCAGAGAGTACGATTCCAAGAGGCTGCTCAAGGAGCATTTGAAAAGATTATCTGGGTTTGATCTCCAGATCCGTTCTTCTCAG GTGACTCAATCGACGGAATTTACCGATTTAACCAACAAAGAACCATGGCTATCGTCCACAAAGTTGGTTGTAAAACCTGACATGTTATTTGGGAAGCGTGGGAAGAGTGGCCTGGTAGCTTTGAACTTAAATCTTGCTGAAGTTGCTGAATTTGTGAAAGCACGCCTTGGTGTTGAGGTGACCGAAA TGGGTGGCTGCAAAGCTCCCATAACTACATTCATTGTTGAGCCTTTTGTCCCTCATGATCAAGAATATTACCTGTCCATCGTGTCTGAAAGGTTAGGATGTAGCATTAGCTTCTCAGAATGTGGAGGTATCGAAATTGAAGAGAACTGGGACAAG GTTAAGACAATATATCTTCCCACTGAAAAACCAATGACCTTGGAGGCATGCGCTCCACTAATTGCTACACTTCCATTAGAG GTCAGAGGGAAGATAGGCGACTTTATAATTGGCGTTTTTTCTGTTTTCCAAG ATCTGGATTTTAGTTTTCTTGAGCTGAATCCATTTACCCTCGTAAATGGGGAGCCATATCCACTCGACATGAGAGGAGAGCTGGATGATACTGCTGCCTTCAAAAACTTTAAAAA ATGGGGCGATATCGAGTTTCCCCTGCCTTTTGGACGTGTATTAAGTCCAACA GAAAGCTTCATTCACACATTAGATGAAAAA ACCAGTGCATCATTGAAATTTACTGTCTTGAACCCGGAAGGACGTATCTGGACGATGGTAGCTGGAGGTGGTGCAAGTGTAATATATGCCGATACA GTTGGGGATTTGGGCTATGCATCTGAGCTAGGTAATTATGCCGAGTACAGTGGAGCTCCAAACGAAGAAGAGGTTTTGCAATATGCCAGAGTGGTGATTGAC TGTGCCACAGCAAACCCTGATGGCCGTAAAAGAGCTCTTCTTATTGGGGGAGGGATAGCAAACTTTACAGATGTTGCTGCTACTTTCAATGGAATTATTCGGGCACTCAAGGAGAAG GAATCCAAGTTGCAGGCATCGAGAATGCACATTTATGTTCGTAGAGGTGGTCCGAACTACCAGACTGGTTTGGCTAGAATGAGGGCTTTGGGAGAAGAACTGGGAGTTCCAATTGAG GTTTACGGACCTGAGGCAACAATGACTGGTATTTGCAAGCAGGCAATTGATTGTGTCATGTCCACTGCATAG
- the LOC140842035 gene encoding LOW QUALITY PROTEIN: uncharacterized protein (The sequence of the model RefSeq protein was modified relative to this genomic sequence to represent the inferred CDS: deleted 1 base in 1 codon) — MGSEGPTSPVTIHVTGFKKFHGVAENPTETIVNNLQGYLNKRGAPNGLIIGSCTILETAGQGAVGPLYQTLQSSVSKDNTLSSSTRVIWVHFGVNSGATKFALEHQAVNEATFRCPDEMGWKPQKVPIVPADGGVSRVRKTLLSIEDIMKSLVKMGYEVMTSDDAGRFVCNYVYYHSLRFADQNEVKSIFVHVPLFSTIDEETQMRFAASLLEVIAALE; from the exons ATGGGATCTGAAGGACCTACTTCGCCGGTAACAATTCATGTGACAGGATTTAAAAAGTTTCATGGGGTTGCAGAAAATCCAACCGAAACAATTGTTAACAATCTCCAAGGTTATCTTAATAAAAGGGGTGCGCCAAATGGGCTGATCATCGGTAGTTGCACAATTCTTGAAACTGCAGGGCAAGGAGCTGTTGGTCCTTTGTACCAAACATTGCAATCTTCCGTGAGCAAGGATAACACACTGTCCAGTTCTACCAGGGTTATCTGG GTCCATTTTGGAGTAAACAGCGGAGCTACAAAATTTGCTCTAGAGCATCAAGCTGTCAATGAAGCCACCTTCCGTTGTCCAGACGAGATGGGGTGGAAGCCTCAG AAAGTTCCCATTGTTCCTGCGGATGGTGGGGTTTCACGGGTACGAAAG ACTTTACTTTCCATTGAGGATATTATGAAGTCGTTGGTGAAGATGGGTTATGAAGTGATGACTTCGGATGATGCTGGTCGGTTTGTTTGCAACTATGTATACTATCATTCCTTGCGTTTTGCGGATCAGAAT GAAGTTAAATCGATATTCGTGCACGTACCTCTCTTCTCAACCATTGACGAAGAGACTCAGATGCGATTTGCTGCTTCGTTGTTGGAGGTAATTGCGGCGTTGGAGTAA